TTTATACTACTGATGTGTTATGTCTCTGACACCGTAATGCATCCATTCACCTGATGTATTTGCAATTGTTGGATAAAAGGATAACACTTGAACTTGGGGACAGGTCATCCATGGATTCGTGATCATGGAGTAGCTCCTGACCGTCCACTTGATCCAGCTGTCTTATCTCGCATTAAACAATTCTCTGCAATGAATAAGTTGAAGAAAATGGCTTTACGAGTAAGTGCAATCGCATGATTTTTTTATGCATTTTGGTTCGTGCATACAGAAATAGTACCACAATAGTTCATGAACTATTCCTTTAGTTCATGCAATACCGCTCCAATGGTTTTCAATTATCTTTATTGCCTGGCAATCTATGGCTTTTAGGACATCTTTACTGATAGTCACCTAATCCACCAGATTACTTATCTGATTGGATCCATATTACCTAGTATTGATGGGTCGGATTGTGCCGTATTCTAGATTTTTTGCTTGTGCAATGCTGCTTTAATTGACTATATATGTTTATTCTAATAGGTAATAGCTGAGAGCCTCTCAGAGGAGGAAATTGCTGGGTTGAAGGAAATGTTCCAGACCATGGATACGGATAACAGTGGTGCAATTACATATGATGAGCTAAAAGAAGGATTGAGAAAATATGGCTCCACACTAAAGGATACTGAGATTCGTGACCTTATGGATGCAGTAAGTTAATTGAAACCTTTTGGTATGCTTATTTGTATTTTTAGCTTCAACGACCTGGGTCCTGGAATCTAGTGTTGACCTTAAGATCAAACATCCTCCAATAATTCCTTTTGGTTTTGTCATGTATAAGCTGTTAATTGACTTGACAGCATGAAGCTACCTCCTGCCAGCTCATAATACTATATGCGACTTCATCAAGAATCTAATTCCTGGCTACTTAAAATGTAAATCCATTATTGGTTGCAGTTTCAACTTATGTATGACCAGTTTTTATTACATATTTGTGGTTAGGATGCATTGCAGTAGACATCTTGCCTTTTCATTTCTTCCTTTTGTCTGTGACATTGCAAAGCAAGCGTCTGTAAATTTCAGATATTCCACTGAGCAAGGATTACAACTAATATTTCCTCATCTGAAAGCAGCAACAACTTAATGCCTTATGTTATGTGCTACATGACGTGTATGCGTGAAagttccttttttaaaaaaacttgagtggactagcaactaagcatattTGATTTAAAGGCTTATAAATTGAGTTTCACACTTGGCCGCCTTCTTACACCAAGAATCTTACatgtttcttttgtttcattGATTCATTTAGGCTGATATCGACAACAGCGGGACAATTGACTATATAGAATTCATAGCTGCAACATTGCATCTCAATAAGCTGGAGCGTGAGGAACATCTCGTGGCAGCCTTTTCATACTTTGACAAAGATGGTAGTGGCTACATCACAGTGGATGAACTGCAGCAAGCTTGCAAAGAGCATAACATGCCAGATGCTTTTCTTGATGATGTCATTAATGAAGCAGATCAGGACAATGTGAGTCTTATGTTAATTAGGCTACATGAGTAACCTCCAAACTGCATGAGTACATAAATATTATAGCATGGCGTACCTTATTTATTTCTTACTCACTTACCTTCATTAATTAAACCTATAGGATACAACCAATGCAAGTAGTATCAATGGAAACTTGTAATGGAACTGGAACTGAACTCACCAATACGGATAGACATGTTTTACACTATTGCCGACCAATGTAGTTGATTTGATGCTTCATTAATCAATGCTTATGGTTCTGTTAGTAATAATACAAAGTTAATGGCATTGATGTTTAGTCTAACCTTGTTCTGTTTTGCCAGGACGGCCGCATTGACTATGGAGAGTTTGTTGCCATGATGACCAAGGGCAATATGGGAGTCGGTCGAAGAACAATGCGAAACAGCCTGAATATCAGCATGAGGGACGCACCTGGTGCATTCTAGAGACTTGACATGATGTACAGCTTGTGGCTTAGCTTCTTCCTGTGTCTTGCTGCCCTATGAAGCCTTCTGCAATTTTTCAAAATGTTAAGTGTCTGTGTGGATGTGTTTTACTGGGGATTCTGATTCAACTCTTGTGATTGATTCCATGAAATGCATAACAAGATGTCCATGCCAACTCTTATGGTACTGCCCCTTGACTTTGCAAAACGTTAATGTTCATTGAACTACCATGCATGACTCCCTTGATTGATAGGCAGTGATTGGTTGGGTGCATAAGTCCTAATCAGGCTCCTCTTATGCAGTTTACACCTGGTAGGCTGCATAAGCCCACTAGCCAGGCCCAACTTATGCATCGCGCCCCCCTCTTAGCATGGCTAGCTGGAAACGACTTGCTAGCTGGAAACGACAGGGCAGGTCGCATCCGTGAAGCCAGGCTTCGTCCTGCTCCGACTGCGCATCCGCTCACCTTCCAAAATCAATCTGTTgccccttccttcttcctcgcgTCCGTCGTCCTCCCGAGCTGCCACCTCCCCTCACCAATGGTGTCGTTTGCGGGGCCTACGCCTGCGTCGCATCGAAAGTGGGTCCTCACCGGCGCCCTCTGTGGCCGCGGCCTTGACATCGCACCATCGGCGGCAGCATCGGAGGTTGGCTTCTTCCTATGcttcttcggcttctggagggaGGCGGCCTTACAGCCCTTGAAGATGAGACGGGCGACCTTTCTTTCTTGTACGCGTCAGACATGGAGGACAGGGGTGGAGAGACTCGGGCGAGGTGAAGATGAGGATGAAGCAGGTGCGTCGCGCGGTCGATTCAAGCCGAATCGGGGGTCGATTCTCGTTTATGAAGCTTCGTTCTTCCTTTCACCACTTTCTTGCTCATTACATATTAGTAACAGAGAGTATTTGATGCCACGCTCATTATTTTTCCAATTGTGGGGGGTAACGAAAGTTGGGTACTATGATTTGTTAGATCCAAGTTGCTGCCTCAATAGTGACTGATTTAAACCATGACGATGGACTGATGTTGTTTGTTTTTTCCTTCGTTGTTGACTGAATGTTTCTTTGAACTTCTTTATGAATCAAATTAAAGTGAAAAAGAAATTGCAGCCGATGGTGAGAATGATGAGAGGAGGAAAGTAACAGCTGATAGTAAAGAtggagaaggaaagaaatgGGATGATAAGTTCACCTTCAACCAATACAAGATTTGCATATCACACTATGCACCCAACCAAATACGAGCACAGCAAATCAGGCTATCTTTAGCCACCCAACTAAACACGAGCAATTTACATTGGTTTAGCCTGTTCAGAATCGACTTAGGTTACAGTTAACCTGGATAGAAACTAGTGCAACCTACCAATCACTACCATAACATCAATGCTTGGATCCACCGTGTGTGTCATATGCCCATATCTCAATATCATTTGTTGTTCCACTTGGAGGAACATGTATTATTTTCATGGGGTCCGCCTTTATCTAATCTACTGTTTAAACTGGACGAACCTGTACTGTTTAGGCTGGATGAATCTTTTGTAGAATAGAAATGATAATGAAATGTCTAGATATACTATTGTTCTCCTCAACCAATATGCTGGGCCAGAAAAGAACTACACACGAATCAGTGGTCACCGGTAACAGTCTCACCAGTAGTCCCCGCAAGAGCAGGAACCACCTTTGAAGTGGTGGAATCGCACGGCATCGCGAATCACAAATTCCCGGTCAGTCACTGATGATATCAATTTGATCACCGTGTGGCAGTCGCTGCAAATCCGCAGGTTCTTCATAATGTGGATCGGCATCCAGTCAGGCAAGGTCATGAGCCCGAATGCCACACATAACTTCTCGCTGTGGTGAATCTCGGAGCGTGGAGACTCAGTCCTCACGTACCCGAGGGATGCAATCTTCCCCATGAGCTCATCCAGCTTGTTCCTGATCGCAATCACCTGTGGATGGCTCACATCATCTGCTTTAAAAGTGTGAACCTTGTTGCCAACCTCCATCCAGCTGTAGCCTGGGTTCTTCTTGATCCCCTTGTCCCTCATCAGCTTCCTCACTTGCGCAGAATCATCTGATTTCCCGGCATCAGCATAGATCTTGGCCATAAGCATGTAGCTCCCAGAATCGGGTGAGTCCAGCTCAAACAAGTGTTTTGCAGCAAGTTCAGCGAGCTCGTTGTTCCCGTGTATCTTGCAGGCGCTAAGAAGAGCTCCCCAAACCTCAGCGGTTGGTTTCATGGGCATCTTATCAATGAGATCCTTGGCTTCTGTCAGGTGCCCTGCACGGCCAAGTAGATCTACCATGCATGAGAAATGCTCCAGCCCTGGTGATATGTTGTGGACCCTCTTCATCATATCAAAATAAGATTTACCCTCCTGCACGAGTCCGGAGTGGCTACAGCCTGACAGAACTGCAACATAGCTTATGTAGTCTGGCTTTGCACCACTTTTCAGCAAGTCATCAAAGATCTCTATGGCTTGCTTTCCCATGCCGTGCTGTGAATAACCAGTGACCATGGCATTCCAAGATACAATATCCTTAACATTCAGGAAGTCAAATACTTTTCGAGCTTCCAATATCCTTCCGCACTTGGAATACATTGTAATAACCGCATTCGCAACAGATGTGTCTAAGATGAGACCAACCTTTACAGTGCCACCAATTATCTGATCTCCAAGTTTGTTTGCACCTAAATCTGCACAGCCTTTGAACAATGTGACATAGGTAACCCAGTCAGGTCTGACATCCTTCTCACATAGCATAGCACTATACATCTTGAGGCCATCTTCCTCAGCTCCATGTTGTATATATGCACCCAACATAGCATTCCATGTAATGACATTTTTTGTGGACATGCCATCAAAGAACTCACGAGCTTTCGTGATGTTCCCTACTTGAGCATAGGCAGTAATCATGCTTGTCCATGATACAATGTCCCTTTCGTTCATAAATCTGAATATACATTCAGCACTTTGGAGATTGCCACACTTTGCATACATAGAGATGAGAGAATTGGAGACCACGACAGCTTGGATCTGCCCACTTCTCAGACAAAGTGAATGCAGTTGCCTCCCAAGGCACAAATCCATCCTGCTGCAGCAGCCACTTATAAGAGTTGCCAGTGCAAATTGATCAAGTGTCATCAACTCAGCTCTCATCTGGTTGAACAACTCAACAGATTCAGTAAAACACCCATACTGCAAGAATCCAGAAATCAGAACTGTCCATGCCACGTTGTTACGGTCACGTAAAGAGTTGAACAcccccttagcttccttgaaaCAGCCACTTTTTGCATATAGCTCAACAAGAGCACTAGCAACATATGGATCAACGCGGGGTAGGTTCCGAATCACCTGAGCATGGAGTTGTTTACCCCATCCCAAAGAAGACAATCTGGCGCATGCAGTAAGAGAACTAGTGTATGTTGTTGAATCAAGACGTACACCTTTGCTGTACATCTCTACAACCATATCAAGGGCTTCTCTGACTCGGCCACTCTGAGACAATGCTGACACCATCATGTTCCATGAAACAACATCTCGTTCAGGCATGCTATCAAAAAGCTCAAGAGCACAGTCAACACCATATGTCTTGGCATACCCCACCAGCATGCTGTTCCGACAGAAAATAGTGGGGTTTTCTACGCGAACAAACAACCTTGAAGCTATATCCACATCTCCGCATCTCACAAACATGTCGACAAGAGAAGCTGCTACCTCAGTGTCATCCTGGGAATCGAACTTCTGAACCATCCCAAGAAGCTGCAGCGCCAAACCGTGCCATCCAAGGGCACCACAAGACTTCATGGCACAACTGAATGTGAACGCATTTGGCGACGTACCCCCACTTTGGTGCATGGACACAAAGGTTTCCAGAGCAGCCAGGTGCTGTCGGCTCTGAAAGTATCCGTACATGAGCGTGTTCCACGAGGCCACATCTCTGGCGGGCATTCGATCGAACAGCTCCACGGCATCGCTCAGACGGCCGAGCTTGGCGTACCCATTCAGCATGACGTTGTGGGTGATGACGTTGGGGTGGGCGATGTCCGCCTGCAGCAGGCGGCGGGCGTCAGTAAGGGCTCCGCAGGAGAGGTAGGAGTGGAGGAGCGTGTTCTGGAGGAAGACGGCGGACGCGAGGCCCACCGCGACGAGGCGGCCGTGCAGCGCGCGGGCGCCGGACAGCGCGCCGCGCGCACCGCACGAGCGCAGCGCGTCGGCAAACGCCTGCGTGATCGCCATGTGGGAGGCagccgccggaggaggcggcggcggtggcggccatgggGTCGCCACCATTCAAACGCTTCGCTTCGGCTTCGTCCCTGCAGGCCgcagacagcagcagcagagagaGAAGCCGCCTGGTCCAATTCGGCCCATCGGATGGTCGCGGACTCGCGGCTTGCGGGCACCGGCGCAGGAGGAAATACGCCATCCCAGTCTGGAAGCGTACAGTTTGTGCTAGCGCCTTctagtctgtcttcttcctctctgttactcgcgcgtcgccgtcgccgtctccgtctccgtctccgAACTTCCCACTCGGCAGCGACGAAACCAAAGCCGGAGACCTTTTGATCCAGTGCTAGGGTACAGGGCTTTGGTGCGAGGCCATGGAGGGATCCCTGGAGGCGCGgcccggcgtcctcctcgtcggcgcccCCGGCGTCGGCAAGCGAACCATCCTCTCCCGTGAGATCTCGCCGTCCTCCTTTCTGTATATTTCCATCTCTCGATTTGAATGCGAAACATCGGCCGGAGTCTCTCGATTAGCCGAAATGTTTAGGATCCGAATCAGATGTGCTCGCGTCGTtagggaggagaagaaggagatccTCTGGCCCTCtagtgatttgaattttgaatggaCAAAGTAAAACGGGAATTGATATGGAGTAAATTACCTAGAGATTAGAATACGCATGCTtgcactccctccgtttcaaattgtactCCAAATGATTTGGAGTGATTGGGAGTAGATTCTCTGGTCCTCTAGTGATTTGGAGTAATGTTCTAGCTGGTAAATTAGAGCTTCTAGTTTCATCCACTACTTTGATAATTGATGGTTCCTCGGGCTCTGGATTTAAAATACGATCTTTTCCAGTAGAGCAAATTCTACTTTTTTATTGGTTGTTGTGCTTCTTATTTCCTGACCATTTTCATTTCACCATGAACTACAGGGCTGCTGGCAGCTGAAATACCTGACTCGCATGACTTATCATCTGGTGTGCTGTGTCAGGGGTATGGGATGGCATCATGAAAAACTATGTTTTTGTGTGCTCAATGACAGAAGTAGAAAGGATGCTTTCTGGTTAGCCTTATGATTCTTTACATGGTTTATTTTGCTACTGATTGGCATGCAGGTGGACAATTGACACAAAGTATTACTCAGCTGATCTTTCCATCTGGACAGCAAATCTTGGTGAAGAATTTTCTCTTGGTTCCCTTCCTCATCTAGATCAGTTGGCAGCTCTTGTTATGGTCTTCGATATGAGTGATGTACGAACTGAACCTATGTTCTCATGCAAACTTTATTGCATTATCCATTTATAGTTTGTTTATATATTTTGAACCTTATAATTTTCAGTGACCATTTTTTTATGCTCAGTGCTGAGGTAGGATAACTGTCTTGAATAATTGTGCAGGAATCATCCTTGCTTACTTTGCAAAGTTGGGCTGCCAATGTTGATATGCAGAGGTTTGAGGTCTTGTTGTGCATTGGAAATAAAGCAGATCTTGTACCTGATCATGGTGCACATGTAGAATATAGGAGGCGTATGCAAAGGCTTGGGGAGTCAAGTTCTGATCCACACCCTGAATATTTGGACTTTGGGATAAATGAAAGTGAGGGTTGCGGCTTGTTATCAGTGGAAGAACCATGCATCGAGATCAGAAACTCTACTTCACAGTGGTGTATTGATCAGAACATAGAGTATATCGAGGCCTGTGCTTCCAATACTGACTTTGATAAATGTAAGTTGTCTCCTGGGCTGCATAAACCTGTAACTATCAAGTTTTTATCTCAAGTTTCTACATCTTCTTTACCATCAAGTTATTATTGTTTTAGTGATCAatctattaccataagctagcaTCAAATATTTATATTGTCAATGAATACTTATATTTTTATGGCCTATATCCTATAAGAGTCATGGGTGTTTGACTGTTTGTATATCAATTATCAATTGACATTTATTAAATCTAACAGGTCTATCAGTGGATGGTGATAGCCAAGGCTTAGAGCGACTCTTTGGAGCTCTTTCTGCACATATGTGGCCTGGGATGATTCTGAAATCTGGAAACAGAATAACTGCTCCGTCCTTGGTTGAAAAAGAAGGTAGGTTAAATACCATAAGTGATGATTGTTGATGTGAGCCTAGCTTTCTCTGCACTATTTAAAAACTATAGGATGACATGACATGCTAAGCAGGTTCCTCTATGAAGTAATTTCAGCTGTTAGAATATGCTGACCCTCTTTTACAGAAAAGATGTGCAATCATTGCACAGATATGCTACTTTAGACTTTTCATTTTAGAATGATGTATTATATGTCCCTGATTATTTATTTTCATTCTGACAGAATCTTCGGATGATGAATCCAACTATGATTTTGAGTACGAGGTCCTGTCCCATGGATCTGATGACCAGTGGGAATTCGTCGGTGAGACAAGTACATCCAGAAGCTTTGAGAGATCAAATGAGGCTAATGGTACACAGGAACACACACATCAAGTTGTGAATGCCAGCGCTGATTCTTCAAAACCCAACGCTCTACCGAGTCACGCACCCACAGAAACTGCTGAAGAAAATACTGTAACTCAGAGCAACAAGGCTGGCGATAGTGATCATGTGGATAGGACCACAGCAGATAGTGCCGACGACCATCAAGGTGATGCCCCAGAGGCTAACAACCTGTTTGATGATGAGCATTATGGTCTAGATGACCTGGAGAAGTTAATGTCGGAGATTGGCAACATGAGATCCAACCTAAGGCTCATGCCTGACTTCCAGAGGAGAGAGATGGCTGCAAAGCTAGCCATGAAAATGGCAGCCATgtttggtgatgatgatgaagaggcaTTTGAGGATTTGTAAGGCAACTCATGCAATTCCACCTTATTGCGTATTACCAGACAGGTTGCAAATGATGGAAAAAATGTTTTTGTACAGGCCGATGAGCCTCTGGCCACATAGGGCACTTCTCATGATAATGTCTTTGTTTAGGGGAAAAAATTGTGCCTGTGGGCAAGATGTATTATTATAAACTATATTCCCTCGAGTCCACGGGGGTAACTTCATGACTATGTTATGGTGAAATTGAGGAAAAATCAATGTGGTGATATTTTAGAATCGCaaatagaaaaagagagaaccTTCCAACTCTACATTTCTAAGCTTGTGAGGATGACAAACAGGTTGCATAGCTTACATCTCAAATTCTtccgccaaaaaaaaaatctcaatttACAAGACATCAAGTGGCTTTCCATGTTAACTGCTTACTATGTAAGCCGGTGAGCCCACTGCTCCAAAACATCTGTATCTACAGCTAAAAGCTAAAAGCTGAAAACACTATCCAACAAAGCCAAAGAGCTGGAGTACACAGATTTTATTGCCCTTCCAGCCTGTTTGACTGTAAACTTTCATCACAGCTATGTTTACCAGGCTCGATATCTTGGTTCTCTAGCTCTGAGCCAAACTCTGAGCTCTGAAGATTCCCAAATGGTTTGCCAGATAACCTCAGTGGTCTCTCATTATGCTGCATACTCGAATTTGAAGGGAGTTTGGTAACCTGCAAAACGATGCCGAGATTCAAAATCATTATTCTGGAACTGGAAGGCTGGTAATAAACAAAAGTAGATGTGATTGGTTCAATTATAAGACTAGGCTTTGAGATTTACTAATATAATAGATACTATAAATATTTCATCATTTTAAAGCAAACCATGGGTACACTGTTATTGTTTGTGACCAAAGCACTCACATCATTTGAAGCCTCTAGCCTTGCCTGCAAAGCTTCATGCTCAGCCTTAACACGGGATGGGACGCCATCTTTTTGATAAACATTCTGTTTGGCTGTCTCCTCATCTACTTCACTTGAAGCAGCAGCGAAAGGGTGGTTTGCAGGAATCCATCTAACTGTATCCGGGTCAACATGTGGTGGCAGGGAATCACCTTCCCTAAGAAACACAGTTGGCCTTTTCCACTGATATGCACGTGATCTCCTTTTCTGATGCAATTCTTGCTGTTCTTTCGTAAGCCTAACAGGAGCCAACCGGTACTCCTTGCCAAACATTTGTGCAGTAGAAGCATCCTCATCAATCTTGACTAATGGATTATTGAAAGGATCATCGTATGTTCGGAGCTTTGCACTGCAGGAAAGGAGTTACTTCAGTCAGGATTATTGCACGATTCAAAAGAAGTTCTTAGACAACTGCACAGAAGGTTTAAGAGTAAGCATAccaaagcttttcttttattgTTTATATTGTAATTGAACCCTGTAGTTATTTTCTGAAAATGGATTCCCATATCCATGCCAGTAAACAGAGAACAGGTAAAGAGTATGGTGAGGTTTTTGCAAGCCATGACATGGAACAAGTTACTAGGGACACGAAAGGCCAAAGCAACTTCTCACAAGCATAGGCAACATAATGAGACTATTTTAACAGAAAATTATATTAGTATATGATGAGACACGTGACCAACTTAGTCACATGGACAAATTTAAAATACTATCTTAATATTAATAAAAAACAGTGGGGTTTGAGGATTAGGATCATCAAGCATCCATAAAACCGGCAACATATCAATCGTAGATCACTGACTATTTACTTTTCTGTAGCAGCCACGATAATTCAGTACTTGCCCAGTTTTGGTGTATTAAAGACGAAGAGAATGCATAGAACAATTTCAAGGAATCAGCAACATACGTCCCTCGTTGGCCCGATTTTAACTGTCCACGCCTTACTAGATCAGCAACAGAACCTCTATTGTCACGCTCTCGACTTCTTATGATGACTTGTCTTGCAACAGCAGCCAAAACTGCAATGCCAAGACAGAAACCAGCAACAAAATTCGGACCAATGTTTCTCTGGATCTGCATGAAAAGAGAGTATGTGAACGAACTGCACAAACATGGCTGTGGTACAACTCAAGTATGAGCATGGTAAAGCAGACAATACAATTAGTCTTACTCTTTAAAAAAAGAAGGCCAACAGTGAAGGACTAATAAGTTGCCCCGATTGTTTAAAACGGTGGAATGTGGCATGCAGGtggttacaaaaaaaaaacaagggctACACAGTTCAATCGATTCATTGATGTGCTTAAGGTCTGTGGCCAAGGGTAGTTACAGTTTGCTGGAGGAGGATCAAGAACAGAGAAACTGGGGATGTCGAACCACAGGTGAATGATGATTGCATTTCATGTTTTGTATTTTAGGTCTTTCTATGCAGCGTGCCATCAGTTCCCTATCATCGCAGTTGCAGCAAAGCAATGTGTAGTGATAAAATTCAACAGATCATCCATTTAAGCTAGCATCAATTTGCCGCCCGGCTGTCCATACCATGGGAAAGACAACTATGTTTTGCGCTTGTCGCGGTTCATCTACTAGGCTAACATCTCCACATCAAAAAAATTACCAGTTCGCACTGACATTAACCAATTCCGCAAAAATGTACATAAATACCCACagataagaaaaggaaaggggCGGCGTTTACCGAAGCAACAGCAGGAGGCACGGAGGCGACGAGCGCCTTCAGATCTCCCACCCTCCTCTCCAGAGCCCCCACCTTCCGCTCCCCGCCCGCAACGCCGCTCGTGTCGCCCGAAGCCGTAGCCCTAATCGCTCGGGGCCACGTCGCCCTCCCGCGGAACGGCcggggcgggaggaggaggcggaaagGGAGGGAGATGGCTATGGAGGCGGGCGCCATTGTCGCCCTCGCATGGATGGAGAGGCTAACCAAGGTCAGGACTCACAGGAGGGTTCGCAGCTGAGAAACGGTGGCCATGGCTCGCCGCTCGCGGAGGAGGATTTCACCCGTCACACACGTCGGGCCGCTATGGCGAGCTGGCTCGAAGAAGGCCCATGGGCCTCCATACTCTCggtttcttttgctttttttcCCCCTGCTTTAGCTTCTGGCTTCTGCAATCTGCAGGTGACTCCTGCAATCTGCAGGTTACTCCTGCTTGACAACAATTGCAGACTACTGCTCGTAGCTGTGATTTATAGCGATGAAAACAGACGGAACGGGCGGAAAAATCCCTTAATTATATCTCAGTCCATATTTTTTCATCGGAAacaggagcgggagcgggacgGAAAGCGGGATAAACGGATATACGAAAACGAATAAATGTGAACGAAAATATAATGGAAACTGGCGGGAACCGGGATCATACACCGGGACGACACGTTCCAAATTGGTTAGCTATTTTGCATGGTCTTCAAGTGCTACTGTGCTACCGCTACTTCAAAATTGGTTCGCTATTTGCTAATTACTAATGCTATTTGTATGGAATAACAAATAACAGCTAAGTTATTCGCTATTTGCTAATTACTAATGCTATTTGTATGGAATAACAAATAACAGCTAAGTAGCTAGCTACAAGTGCTAGTAACTTGTGTACCTGAAATAGATGTACTGTTGCTGCCTTTGACAGATGCACCAGCTTGACCTGTTGGGCTCATGGACTAGCGATTGAGAGGTTGAGGAGGGGTCGGGGACTTAATTTATTGGCCTATCCCGTATAAGGTAAAAACGGGTTGAATACGGGATCATCCTGGTTGGAAACGGATCCCGCAAATACGGGTGGGATACACccgtcttttttattttttagtccttttttgaaagattctcacaaatacgctcctggtggaaccatttcaaaatctggacccttagcttggcgccatccacgctggcgccaagcttacacgtttcggcgccagccatcctgacgccaaggTCCATGCCCAGCTGCTGATGCGGATGctgacgtggcgggggcttggcgccataggTCTTGGCGCCGAATAATTTACCCCATACCTCTTTgcgtttcgaacgaaacaattataattattttttgaGAAGTGTACAACAAACTACACTGCGGTTCAACTGATTAGGTCGTGAGCTTCCTATCCCAAAGACCTGAGTtcaagcttggcgccatgatggatggcgccaagcccccgccacgtcagCATCCGCGTCAGTAGCTGggcatggaccttggcgccaggatggctggcatcgagacgtgtaagcttggcgctatctaggcgccaagctaaggatccaaattttgaaatggttccatCAGGGACGTATTTGTAAGAATCTTTCATATAaaggctaaaaaacaaaaagatgGTGGGATACACCCTAAGATACTCCACCCATTTTCCATCCCGTTACCCGATCTTACCGTACCGTTATCATATAACTCAAAATACGGAATAAATATAGAAAACCCGGCGGACGGAAATGTGATTTTGTCCGTCCGCTTTCATCCCTAGTGGTGAATGATCCGTCAATTTTAGCCATCAAATTATGCTGACACCACCGCGCAAGAATTGAAACTCCAACGTCTTAATTTTGTTTTCGCCATCGAGCAATCCTATCGGTAAGGGCATCTTGGCACGCTATATCGGACGTGCCTTCCAGCCTGCAACTGATGGTGGGCAGTCTCCGAAATGTGAAACTGGAACTAATGTACTCCTAAGTACTGAAGATTTAGTTTGATTTGACACGACGAACACATGGTTGAATATGCTTCGCAGAAAGATTCTTTAGCATTGCAATATCCTATCTTTACTTCACCTGTAGATAGCCAGCCTGCTTGCCTATCGTTTACTTCACAGAATCACAGGAGAAGATGT
This portion of the Setaria viridis chromosome 7, Setaria_viridis_v4.0, whole genome shotgun sequence genome encodes:
- the LOC117864236 gene encoding putative pentatricopeptide repeat-containing protein At3g11460, mitochondrial isoform X1 produces the protein MVATPWPPPPPPPPAAASHMAITQAFADALRSCGARGALSGARALHGRLVAVGLASAVFLQNTLLHSYLSCGALTDARRLLQADIAHPNVITHNVMLNGYAKLGRLSDAVELFDRMPARDVASWNTLMYGYFQSRQHLAALETFVSMHQSGGTSPNAFTFSCAMKSCGALGWHGLALQLLGMVQKFDSQDDTEVAASLVDMFVRCGDVDIASRLFVRVENPTIFCRNSMLVGYAKTYGVDCALELFDSMPERDVVSWNMMVSALSQSGRVREALDMVVEMYSKGVRLDSTTYTSSLTACARLSSLGWGKQLHAQVIRNLPRVDPYVASALVELYAKSGCFKEAKGVFNSLRDRNNVAWTVLISGFLQYGCFTESVELFNQMRAELMTLDQFALATLISGCCSRMDLCLGRQLHSLCLRSGQIQAVVVSNSLISMYAKCGNLQSAECIFRFMNERDIVSWTSMITAYAQVGNITKAREFFDGMSTKNVITWNAMLGAYIQHGAEEDGLKMYSAMLCEKDVRPDWVTYVTLFKGCADLGANKLGDQIIGGTVKVGLILDTSVANAVITMYSKCGRILEARKVFDFLNVKDIVSWNAMVTGYSQHGMGKQAIEIFDDLLKSGAKPDYISYVAVLSGCSHSGLVQEGKSYFDMMKRVHNISPGLEHFSCMVDLLGRAGHLTEAKDLIDKMPMKPTAEVWGALLSACKIHGNNELAELAAKHLFELDSPDSGSYMLMAKIYADAGKSDDSAQVRKLMRDKGIKKNPGYSWMEVGNKVHTFKADDVSHPQVIAIRNKLDELMGKIASLGYVRTESPRSEIHHSEKLCVAFGLMTLPDWMPIHIMKNLRICSDCHTVIKLISSVTDREFVIRDAVRFHHFKGGSCSCGDYW
- the LOC117864236 gene encoding putative pentatricopeptide repeat-containing protein At3g11460, mitochondrial isoform X2, which translates into the protein MVATPWPPPPPPPPAAASHMAITQAFADALRSCGARGALSGARALHGRLVAADIAHPNVITHNVMLNGYAKLGRLSDAVELFDRMPARDVASWNTLMYGYFQSRQHLAALETFVSMHQSGGTSPNAFTFSCAMKSCGALGWHGLALQLLGMVQKFDSQDDTEVAASLVDMFVRCGDVDIASRLFVRVENPTIFCRNSMLVGYAKTYGVDCALELFDSMPERDVVSWNMMVSALSQSGRVREALDMVVEMYSKGVRLDSTTYTSSLTACARLSSLGWGKQLHAQVIRNLPRVDPYVASALVELYAKSGCFKEAKGVFNSLRDRNNVAWTVLISGFLQYGCFTESVELFNQMRAELMTLDQFALATLISGCCSRMDLCLGRQLHSLCLRSGQIQAVVVSNSLISMYAKCGNLQSAECIFRFMNERDIVSWTSMITAYAQVGNITKAREFFDGMSTKNVITWNAMLGAYIQHGAEEDGLKMYSAMLCEKDVRPDWVTYVTLFKGCADLGANKLGDQIIGGTVKVGLILDTSVANAVITMYSKCGRILEARKVFDFLNVKDIVSWNAMVTGYSQHGMGKQAIEIFDDLLKSGAKPDYISYVAVLSGCSHSGLVQEGKSYFDMMKRVHNISPGLEHFSCMVDLLGRAGHLTEAKDLIDKMPMKPTAEVWGALLSACKIHGNNELAELAAKHLFELDSPDSGSYMLMAKIYADAGKSDDSAQVRKLMRDKGIKKNPGYSWMEVGNKVHTFKADDVSHPQVIAIRNKLDELMGKIASLGYVRTESPRSEIHHSEKLCVAFGLMTLPDWMPIHIMKNLRICSDCHTVIKLISSVTDREFVIRDAVRFHHFKGGSCSCGDYW